CGAGGATATAGGTTACAATTTTGGAAAACAACTGCAGCGTTTCCAAATATAAAATCGACTGTGCCATATATGTCACACTCTCTGTAAAATTGTCGGAGAGAATGTGTGTATAAGGTGTCCTGGTACGCTTCAAAACTGCAGCTGTAAAACGTAGACAAGTCTGCCCCATTTCGAAGTGCCACCGCCTGGTGCTTGATTGCCCCGGCTGTGTTGCGGAAAGTAATGTTCACGGCCACAAACCCTGGCGCGACCACAGCTGCAAAATCAACGTGAAACCCATTAGATCTTatgatattatattttgtttactaTATGTGAGAGTATATGATATCCATCCTGCATTTCTAATGAACATTGATAATTGTTTACTGATGGAGCCATATTAGTTCACTCTGGCAcgctaaataaaaattaaactgCTTGTACTAGGTGGGAAatgataatttatatataccaaATGTTGCGGAATTGAAGGTTGTCCACCCATCAACGACGCTTCGGTTGCCCGTGATAATTGTCTGGTTGATACCGTCTCCAATCATCATCAAGTACTTTTTGTTCTTGGCAATGGACACGTACTCTTCGTAAACACCTGCCGTGACGTAGATCAAGAAGTAGCCATCGGCTGTAACTGAGTTGTTTGGAGCTGCAGCAATGGCGTCACTAATGGTGGTGAAGTTTCCAGTTCCATCTTGACTCACGGTCACGATGTCAGACACCATAACCTCATCACCATTATCCGCCGACTGCAGTAGCTTTCTACGACTTGCTGACTCGTAAATAGCTCGCGTCCGGCTCGACATTTTTAAGGGCAAGCGTCCATTTTTAAAACCAACTTGTTTCCTCTTGGGCTGCCATGCtgtgcttttcttttttccaggCACCCAACCCTTCGTAAAAAGAGCTAGAGAGACGCTATACAGCTTAGTGTCATTAGCAAGTGGGATTTCGAGGCCCTTCTTTATGCCCCAAGCTGAAGCCGTGGCTTGAAGGCCATCCGAACAAGTTTGCTCGTTCGTTAAAATGGCGCTAAGCAAAGTTTGGATATCCTCCGCTCGGTTACTTGAAATAATTCTTCCAGTTGAGTTTACAGTTTGGAAGGAGCTCAAGAGGAAATCCATGTTAAGTCCGGCAAGCAGCTGGCAATCTTCGAGCGCGCGAATTGCTGATGTTGTCAAGGTGGAGTTGTGCCTTAGATACTTGTCCACCAGCATCAGAAATTTGCGGGATTGAGACAGTGCTTTTCTGACTGAATACCTGCTATAGTAATACACATTGGCCGTGGTTTGGTTAGGAAGTACAGATCTGCAATAAGCAGGGTCCGGGGCGGACTTGCAAACGGTTCGTGATGAGACCGGGCTGGTTGAATTGCTATCAGCAAAAGAAAGACAGACGAACAAGGGAAACAGAACGAGgtatgaaaaagttaagaaacaGGAGAGCTTGGAAGCCATTATTGGTTTCAGTGATCTTTCAGACAAGACAAGGGAGAAGCTAAGAATGTGCGGCATGGAGGAATGACCAATGGGTTGAATATATAGGGAAGGGAAGTAcaataattaagatttttttaggAGGATAATTAGgttaataacaattatatatatatatacaatataggCGGTCATAGAGATCAAGGAATTTTCCGTGggtatttgtatatatatgcgAAGTCAACCTACATCTTGACTTGTTCCAAAGCGCGTTGGTGATCTTGGGATTGATGTTTGTAAAGTTAATAAATATAGTCAGTTGCCATGAAGATAGGGATAGCAAGCTGTAACGCAAATTGACATTAATTTGTGAATCAATAATCATCAAATAGCGATCATCGGAATTTGGTGATGGCTTTTGTCTCATACTGGTATTATATGCATTTCCTTTTTTGTCAAACGTTGTGGGGTAGGTGCCAGCCATCGCGGTGACAAATCCAAATACGATCGAAAGACATGATCCGTGAGATACCCAAATTCATGTACATATCATTCTCAGATCCTAAGTAACTAACACCAATATTCTATAGTTTTGTTCAAAACCTTCTCCTATAACTATTGTCACAAATCATTGTCTCCTAGTTATTGTCACAAATTATAcgtactattaaatgaaaatattgcTCTTTCAGAGCTTTGTGCACGTTGAAACGTCTTTTCACGTCGGTTTTAGGGGCCCTTATAAGTTCAGAAAATacgaaaaggaaagaaaaatagtgATAGACGAGTCGTTTCTGCAATCATCTCTCCAACAATAAACCTTACTTGTTTGAAATTCATGGTGGTAGCTAGTCAGCACCCAAATGATGCGACCCGCCGACTACACTAACTAATTACATTTAATTATACGTTAGACAATCATAAAAGAGTAATATCGAGAAAAGTTTGTTGCATACAGGCCATGGTTGTGTTGCAGCAGCTTGCAGGCAAGAATTTGATCACCTCATAACAAATGTGAAAATGAGGCACCACCTCTCTTTTATTCAATCGGGTCATGAGTCCTATGCACTAATCATTTTTACTTGTATTGATCATCATGATCTATCAACCATTTTTCCTTGTATTAGTCTAACATTCCCAAAGTTAATTAAGGATAAAGTATTCTTGTCATCTTCTCTTGACTTTGACTGAAAAACACAGTTCTCTGCAGAGTAAACTCTACTCATTTAGCGAGTTGGAAAAGGAGGCATGCATCCTTCGATACGGTGGAAGCGGACCCTACAGCTTTCACTAGTCCTCCAAAGCTTCATTTGTTAGACCTGAAaagttgagagagaaagagagagagagagagagagagagagagagagagagagagttccgaAACATATAATATACCAGCACTAGGTAGAACCTATCTAGGAGGAGCTTAACGCGTAAACATCATGTGCTGCTGCAAAAGAGAGCGAAGCTTCCCCGCGGccctgttttcttttttttaaaactggtTAATGGGATCCACTTACATTGAAGAAAAGGAAATGGTCACATCCTTGATTGTTTGCAGAGCTACAATCTGAATGAAAGATAGATTAGTTGTAGttcaattattattaaatgattcAGATAGTCGACGTTCAAATTAAGTTGCTCATTTGAATCTGCCCGGCCAACAAAGTCAAAATACGTGGATTATAATTCGTTGGGACCTTGAAAGTTTGAATCCATCCAAACATATTTGGATTAAAATTTGGGCCAACATTCTCACGAAGCTATATAGCTGCAGGTGTAGggtcaaagaaaacaaaatagccAGCAACAGGCTGGACGGATAATGCATGGTTTTCTTACTTGGATTGGACGTAGCTAGGGGCTGGTTTTAGGAAACTCCTAAACCACCGACTCGGGCAATGATCATGCATGACTAATGGGGTCCATATTTCTCTATTGTTTACATGTATACAAAGGACACATACATGCAGATGTTGAAATACTCGTTAGTTTGGGGAATATCATGTGCCTAACTAAGACGATATATATGTAGATGGAAGATCTGTGCAAATAggaaaataacattatttttctaataaaacatACGGGTTATATAATTAATGATCaattaataaacaaaaagaCTTCTCTGAACCCGAAGAAAAAGCTAGTTATATAcagagaaatgatatatactATTAGAATAGATGACCTTAAATatcaaatatacaaatattgtgtaagctctttataaaaaaataaatctcttcaTAAAGAAGTAtgaaaaattcaacttttcttaATTGAGactgacatttttttaaaagacttGTACATTAAGAATTTATACGTactgtgtaacagcccgctagaaattcaattgtggaatttctattgactttaagaatctcgtgaagactctataagttttcacgaatccattaatcatataggttttagtataactacataattagtgttattactcattatggtatcaaaagtgtgtttttgattattggagatagttagaaatgtcaaatatattatggtttgtgccattagactcggagggtcatttaaggtcttatggcgcaataacactttttcatattttcagacgaAACATCTGTtcaaaaactgtagatattattggataaaaatattttaagctaattttgtaaatattattggataaaaatattttaagctaatttcgtagatattattgggtaaaaatatcttgagttgatttttgtagatattattaggtaagagagtcctacactccactctcacttcgggtaagagagtcctacacttaactctcactccagcctcatctcttccatatctcatccataagtatctccagccacccctccctacgaaattatcttcatttacactttccattgaaagaatatcaaacactctctctcggacagcttttaggtattcttttgcatgcccatttcgaagcttttttaagtgttttatcataaagtctcattcacataagttgttccttttttagtctagtttacgtggatatcttatttgtcccatttgaaaatcatttggtctgtcaaatattgtgtaaactatagaaaggtcattctaggagataaactgtagaatatgttatagttggagtttttgaccaagctaatggatagatattggtctgaaatttttagagagtattgttaacatgtgtatatgattattggttgaggatgtttgcatgattaaaggttttgatgaaagattttcttagatttagaaacttagaaactggaagaggaaaaacagtttctgttttgagaaagtttaattctttggtggtctaaacctattccaatgactttgataattttattggaggatcctaagcatcttatatacatgttatattattattttgaagatatttgatgttagtttcaaagatatgaaattttatgcaaagagatattcaaataagccaaagtgtggatgttcttggctaaatttatgttttggttaatttttaaccatgtgatcttgaattagaagcttatatatgttttaggacatctttttaaaccatgtgatggtttggtttaaagatcacatatttataagtcatagatcaaaaggttgatcaaaacaagttggaaataaaaatcaatggaaatagcatatgggaatttcggtcctatggagttttaatagttgtgattagttttaaatttttctaaattgatatttgagttgaggacaaaatttacatgaggcatgtaaattttgggtGACTTTTGGacttagtatgcaaaatccttaagttatgggtaaaacggtcatttttctatatgtagagagtaaaatgaaaattttactctttaacttagtattttccatatttcaagttattagtgatttagtactaatttttagaatcactaattacaatttctcgtgatcgcgcttgaggttttataagaaatgcggagatcgaggtaagttagcttttaacttactagcagtctactgtgtatgtgtgctaagtaaaagaactacagtgtatgtatgtttgttatcatatatgtcatgtcatgccaagtcatcacgtaattgtctgttatatagaatttattctgtcatcagtttttatctgttacataatatattctgtcatgtattgctgtacattacaagtacatcatgctaagtatgacatctattacatgtatgtcaagtactgtaatatttactgttgtaagtatgtcatgttaaatatgttgtctattatatgttatgccatgttacgaaatgtttctatctcaagttggtcatgtatttcaagttatgttcaagtcatgttatgttacgtcagggcttcagtcctttcgtattccagtcacgtttcatcttgagtatattcagtttcgtggggtctaCAACATTTGTGGCACACGaaatatggggtcacagcaattgtgacgcatacactatgtgagacacagcaattgtgacgtgtaaaatacatggggccacaacaactgtggagtatgtatttttcatgttaagtcaagtttgtatagaatacatggggccacaacaactgtggagtatgtatttacacgtagaatacatggggccgcgacaactgtggagtatgtatttttcatgttaagtcaagtttcagaacaagttcatgataagtcaagtttcatatcacgttcatgttaagtcaagtttcagaacaagttcatgataaattaagtttcatatcatgttcatgttaattcaagttttagagcaagttcatgctaagtcaagtttcagatcaacttcatgtcaagtcaagtttagttcatatttcaatttaagttatgtcaattatgatatgttgtacgccaagttatgctttaattacttatgaatttgattatgcatttatgcttttactgtcatctatgcatcattagtttgtgtggaagttttttttgttaacttactgagatttgttatcaaatctcactttggtagtcccaactaccattccccccgaacgGTAGATCTTgctacaggacctgaaggagaatcaggaactgatcaactagacacagttgattaagcgacggtgcgacgtcaatgttaatatagtagttaacgtaaattactacttgtacgatggagttgcatctctagtacgttttggatcataaccattttggactagtgttgtgatcttagttgttcaatgggtctttatgtatgaagtatgttttaagcatttgggatattttcaatttagtgcatagtattgctaaagaaaaaaattatccgctgcgaatattacataatgttagatacatgttaggaacattgcatcttatatgtcatgaaatgGGGctggtaaccttgtgttgcatgtttcgacgcttcaaatgtccatccgatcccaaatggaatttggggacgtcacataCTGCATTACTCATATGAATGTCTAGCTTTCTCAATTGCAATGTACGTATGTAATAAGGATTGATCATGTGGATTGGTCATATTAATACGTTTACTAGTAAAAAAATGAACTTCTTAATATATACATGAGttggatatatataattaaaggaGACAATCTCGAGATGATGCAAACTAGCTAGCTAATATGAACGTTCATATGAAAtatcaaatatatgatttacaTCCACTTAATTACTACTTGGACATATGCAATGCAGAATCAGAAAATAATCATTGCGGAAACAAGTAGGCGTAGTGAAAAAACCCTAGTGAGAGAAGCTCCTTATTCTCTCTAAAAACAAGACAACTTTTCTTCCGTctgagggaggtgggagcctagGCTTCCCGTCCCTCCATCTCTCTGTTTTTTCGTCTATCTTAGTTCCATTTCCGTTTATCTTTTCCTCTGTTTGTAGCCTTTAGTTTTCTGTTTTCAATAAAGCGTCGTTTGGGTGGTGATTTCGGTGGTTGAAAGCTCCACCTCCCGGTCAAGGAGCTCGAAGTCTTTCTCCATTATATCTCGCGGTTGGCGGAGTGGTGGTTTGCACAGTGAAGGAGGAGGGCATCATCTGCATTTTTGGCCGTGGAATGGTGTGGTCTGAAGTGTGTTTTCTGAGTTTGACCACCATATTTATACTACGTAGCTGGGCGTGGTAGAAAACAGAGAGTCTCTGGTGTGGGCGGAGTCCAGGTGATTTGTTGCCAGAGGTGTTTTGGTTTACTTGCAGGCTTGGATGTAATCCTGTGGGGTTTGAGGTGCTCTGTTTCATTCATGGAAAGCAGAGTGGTTTTCGGGTTTCCGGCTGAGGTGCATGGGAGGAAAAAGTGAGCTTTTGGGGTGGAGTCTAAACGTAATCCAGCGTGGAGACTCTCTTGGGTGGCGGCCGGAGCGGGAGAGACGTAGCTTTTTGAGGTTTTTTGTTTCGGTTATGGTTTTGTTTCTGGAAATAAGTTTTGTGCTTGGTCTCtggttttgtttctgttttcgtTTCATCTAGCTGAAGTGGTGTATGGATGGTTTGGTTGGTTATGGGCTGGCGATGGTGACGGGGATGAAGCTGGCGACGGTGAGAAGCCCTTGTGCAGAAAGTGGTTTGTTTTGGTTGGTTTGTTATGAGAAATCCTTGTGCAAGAAATACGTGGTGCAGGCTACTCGTGCGTGGTGCAGACTACCAGTGAGAATCGTGGGTGCTGACAGGAACCTATGCATAGAAAGTGGTTGGGCAAAAGGCGAGTGAGCGTACGATGCCTGAGGAGAGCATAGAGTGTTATCAGTTTGTTTTTTCATTGGTCTGTTATGGTTGTTTTATTTaggttttaataaatttttttgaaataggcaAGTACTTCTCATCTTTGAGAATGAGGATTGTGAGTCCTCTCCTCTTATAGAAGGTGAAGATTGGGTAGTTCCTCTCCTTCTTTGGAGGGTGAGGATGTTTTGTATTGTTTTCTCACAAACGAGTCGAGATGAACACTTCTGTTTTAACAGAGTCTCGCATTTCAGTATGGCGTCGTCATTGGAAAGCTTAGAAGTTTTTAGACATAGTCCGGCGTAATGAAAATTGTGTATGGGGGAGCGTACAACCGATGGGTAGTTGGTTTGTAATCGAGACTTGTTATCCATAATTAttggtcacagctgtaacttttttcattcagtaatgaattgaagtctattttaaaaaaaagaaagaaaataatcattGCCGTTTCACCTCACCATGATCAGGTTATGCTCATTATTATCATGTTGaccatttaaaataatttgagagatttctatattagattaattaattaaagccaTTATATAATTAAGGCTATTAATTATGTAGTTTcatgacattatatatatatatatatatgcatggacaATAATTTAATTCTACTTTTGAGGTAATGAATTATAAGTTAgattacatatgtatatattcaAAACCTTCCATTGCACTTCTCGTGTCTAATTAATGTTTCCTAAATCCTAGTACCGGTTCCGTAGACGTTAAGGGCTATTCCCATTGAGTTGACTTTTCCAGAACGAATCGATCTTACGTATTTATTATGTAATGAAGAATCGTCAATAATGGACGAgacttttaatttgtttatttccCTTCTATGTATATTCAACTACTTTAAATGAATCTGTGTGCGGTAAGTATATATTTACGTTTGTATTGCGGTCATAGGTCTAACACGAATTTATACTAGCGTACAAAAATGCCGCCAGCCGACACATGttgaaaaaagaaatactttaattacaaatatatcacatagaaataaatttataaattgacataatacgtcagattataaatttatttttaatttaaaataaatctgaatttatttttatataattttttttatgtctataaTAATTTTGTGCCCAAAATTATAGACCAAATGAGAAACGggtgaaaaatggaaaaaattccAATTACACTACTTTGAAAGTTGTTAGGCCAATTTGACCCGACTTTCTATCCAAATCACCCAAATAAATATGGGTTAAGTGAGTGCGctaaattttgattaaaataaaattaaatacaaaaaataaaaattggaatTGAATCTAGAAATGTcaaatttttttgaaacaaCATTAGGGTTGAAAATCCGATTAAGCCTTTTCaagttgaaaatatgaaaaaagtcGGATCGGGTGAACAGTGATACGAATTCATGAGGCAATTGCATGGAGGGATAGTTTTTCTAAacaaatgattttattataataatttaaagtaaattaGGTAACTCCTATAATCGCACCAGACAGAGCCTAGGTATTAAACAATCAAATaagtataaaaagaaaatataaagacTAAAAAGTGAGACAACCAAAGTAGTCCAGGCCATGTTCTCTTGGCCAAATAGACTGTAATATGGTTCAAAAGAAGAAAGGTGATTCTTGTTAGCAAGAATCCTTGAAAAGTTGTGGCCAAGATTTCCACAATAACTTGTGAGATGATGTTGTAAATGAGGTTGTCTGAGTTCGGGATCAATTGTAGATGGTTTTCGTCTCTTATTCAACAGACTTCGGACATGACAGTACGTTGATTTTGGATTTTGGGAAAGTAGTAAGATGGGGAAATGGGTTGACTTAATCAAAGAAGTGTTTGAGGTGCACAAAAATTTGTACTAGTGTGGGGGCCATGGGCAAGTTACGGAGGGGTGTGATTGGTTAGGTCTTAAAAATCTTGACTCCGACGAACATGTGAGAGGCGCACGTGGCTTTGGAGCTTTGGTTGTGGGTGGTGCGTGAGTTACAGTCGTCCATCGTTTTGCAATGCCGCTTCTTGCTCCTTATAAATTGGTGACTTGAGATTCTGAGAAGCTGGCGGTAGGTAGACTTGGAGGGCGAGAGATCGACTATTTTCCATccaaaggattaaaaaaaaaaaaaaacgaagaagCTTAAATCATGGAAAGAAAACTGGAAAGGGAAAGCCGGAAAGGGAGTGATCAGTACCCGAGCCAGAGCCGGCTCAAAGGCAAGGCCGCTTATGCCATTGCCTAAGGCCCCCGCATTATATAGAAGGCCCCTTAAATAAAACCGAACTTTTAGTTGTATTGCACTttaattttaaggaaaaaaaaagtaaaagccactaaattaaactaaattttaaataaagaacCATTCTCAATATTTATAATGTGTGCAAGCGCAGgtacaaaattttatatctaaATTAATGAGTATTTctgtttttatataatttctctaAATTGAAACTTAAGAGAAAATTAACGAATATGcctcattttaaattattatatcaaatatgaaaatttaaattttaagtaaagctttattctatttaaaaatttaaataatatttaaattattatttatattttactatattataagtaaaaaaaattcaaattttaaagtttgtaTTAAACTTCAATTTGTATTGAGTTACCCGTGACCCGAGCTTCTACCCTCACTTAgaccaacttttttttcttgaatggGGATTGGtgggttagagagagagggtgCTCTCTTGCTGGATTTAATTGTTAAAGTGTAATATTATGTATAATCGTAAAGTGTGTAAAGATTATGTAGTAACTTTAAAAAAGATTaggatctactattaaaaaattaatttttttatttaaatttcttatttacttactttttttaaaaagattatataacaCTTACGCACTTCATGACTgcacatataatttttcattgatAGACATGAGACTCCCTCAATCTTCAAGCGGAGCTAGCGCTTCTTATGCCACGCACGTAAAATTATTGTAGTGATTTAATTTGTACAAATTGCACATATTTCTAAACATATAGCTAGCTTGGaataaaattcttgaaattGCATCTCCTTAATTAGAAAGTGgcaaataacattatttttctaataaaacatACGGGgtatataaatatcaaatatacAAGTCTCgggtaagttttttttataaaaaagtaaatctcATCGTAAAGAAGtgtaaaaaatttacttttttttaattgagaccgacatttttttaaaagacttATACATTGAGAATTTATACGAGCCTAGCATTACTCGTATAAATGTCTAGCTTTCTCAATTGCAATGTACGTACGTAATAAGGATTGATCATGTGGCTGACTGGTCAAATTAATTAATACGTTTACgagtataaaaaaatgaacttcTTGATATACATGCATGAGTTGGTTATATattaagagaaatgctacacatcatcccataccacacattttatatattaaaataatatttttttatttttttattttttatttcattttattcttattaaactaattaaattatgctatttatcatttacacactacatatttattatagaaaaaatgaaaaaaaaattaaaataaatgtggtgtgtgaagtgtgagaatgataagaagaatttttcatatacTAAAAGAGACAATCTCGACATGATGCAAGCTAGCTAGATAGGTGTAGCTAGTACGAACGTTCGTATGAAATATCAAATATATGGTATACATCCAATTAATTACTACTTGGACATATTCAACGCAGAATCAGAAAATGATCATTGCCGTTTCACCTCACCATGATCAGGTTATGGGCATGATCATCATGTTGaccatttaaaataatttgagagatttctattttagattaattaattaaagccaTTATGTAATTAAGGCTATTAATTATGTAGTTTcatgacattatatatatatatatatgtatgcatggaCAATCATTTAATTAGACTTTTTGAGGTAATGAATTATAAGTTAGATCACATATGTATATATTCAAAACCTTCCATTGCACTGCTCGTGTCTTATTAATGT
This genomic window from Carya illinoinensis cultivar Pawnee chromosome 7, C.illinoinensisPawnee_v1, whole genome shotgun sequence contains:
- the LOC122315026 gene encoding probable pectinesterase/pectinesterase inhibitor 7 produces the protein MPHILSFSLVLSERSLKPIMASKLSCFLTFSYLVLFPLFVCLSFADSNSTSPVSSRTVCKSAPDPAYCRSVLPNQTTANVYYYSRYSVRKALSQSRKFLMLVDKYLRHNSTLTTSAIRALEDCQLLAGLNMDFLLSSFQTVNSTGRIISSNRAEDIQTLLSAILTNEQTCSDGLQATASAWGIKKGLEIPLANDTKLYSVSLALFTKGWVPGKKKSTAWQPKRKQVGFKNGRLPLKMSSRTRAIYESASRRKLLQSADNGDEVMVSDIVTVSQDGTGNFTTISDAIAAAPNNSVTADGYFLIYVTAGVYEEYVSIAKNKKYLMMIGDGINQTIITGNRSVVDGWTTFNSATFAVVAPGFVAVNITFRNTAGAIKHQAVALRNGADLSTFYSCSFEAYQDTLYTHSLRQFYRECDIYGTVDFIFGNAAVVFQNCNLYPRLPMSGQFNAITAQGRTDPNQNTGTSIQNCRIRAADDLASSNGTTQTYLGRPWKEYSRTVYVQTFMDGLINPAGWMAWNGEFALSTLYYAEYNNTGPGSNTTNRVTWSGYHVMNATDVANYTVANFLLGDDWLPQTGVPYAGGLII